In Musa acuminata AAA Group cultivar baxijiao chromosome BXJ2-3, Cavendish_Baxijiao_AAA, whole genome shotgun sequence, the following proteins share a genomic window:
- the LOC135607534 gene encoding putative invertase inhibitor produces the protein MRPSSICILLALAVLLHHHLLPGVEASVEKACRDAANSSPNIKYDFCVAALRSYPGSRSADKKGLAVIAASLTKDKATSVSAKVKSLLAKASDKKKKQCLESCESVYEDVLSDLDTSIPAIKEGRLGDAKTYLSAAVDAPSTCEEGFEELQVPSPLTKEDSDLTQICIIALAFTNMLG, from the coding sequence ATGAGGCCGTCCTCCATCTGTATCCTCCTAGCGTTGGcagtcctcctccaccaccacctcctccccggGGTGGAGGCATCGGTGGAGAAGGCCTGCAGGGACGCAGCGAATAGCAGCCCCAATATCAAGTACGACTTCTGCGTGGCGGCGCTCCGCTCGTACCCGGGAAGCCGGTCGGCGGACAAGAAGGGGCTGGCGGTGATAGCGGCTAGCTTGACGAAGGACAAAGCCACCAGCGTCAGCGCTAAGGTCAAGAGTTTGCTAGCCAAGGCGAGtgataagaagaagaagcagtGCTTGGAGTCTTGCGAGAGCGTCTACGAGGACGTGCTCTCAGACCTCGACACGTCCATCCCGGCCATCAAGGAGGGTCGCCTGGGCGACGCTAAGACTTATCTCAGCGCTGCTGTGGACGCGCCCAGCACCTGCGAGGAGGGTTTCGAGGAGCTGCAGGTCCCCTCGCCCTTGACCAAGGAGGACTCCGACTTGACGCAGATCTGCATTATTGCTTTAGCCTTCACAAATATGCTTGGGTGA